In a genomic window of Bubalus bubalis isolate 160015118507 breed Murrah chromosome 17, NDDB_SH_1, whole genome shotgun sequence:
- the PXMP2 gene encoding peroxisomal membrane protein 2 yields MAPAASKLRAEAGLGPLPRRALSQYLRLLRLYPVLTKAATSGILSALGNFLAQLIEKQQKKENCSQKLDVSGPLRYAIYGFFFTGPLGHFFYLLMERWIPSEVPLASIKRLLLDRLLFAPAFLSLFFLVMNFLEGQDTAAFAAKMKSGFWPALRMNWRVWTPVQFININYIPVQFRVLFANLAALFWYAYLASLGK; encoded by the exons ATGGCGCCGGCGGCGTCGAAGCTGCGGGCGGAGGCTGGACTAGGGCCGCTCCCGCGGCGGGCACTCTCCCAGTACCTGCGCCTTTTGCGGCTCTACCCAGTACTCACCAAAGCGGCCACCAG TGGCATTTTGTCAGCACTTGGGAACTTCCTGGCACAGTTGATTGAGAagcagcagaaaaaagaaaactgctctCAAAAGCTAGATGTCAGCGGGCCTCTCAGATATGCCATCTATGG GTTTTTTTTTACAGGGCCACTGGGTCACTTCTTCTACCTCTTGATGGAGCGCTGGATCCCTTCCGAGGTCCCCTTGGCAAGCATCAAGAGGCTCCTCCTGGACCGCCTTCTCTTCGCACCCGCCTTCCTGTCTTTGTTCTTCCTTGTCATGAACTTCCTGGAG GGGCAGGACACCGCCGCTTTCGCTGCCAAGATGAAGAGCGGGTTCTGGCCAGCGCTGCGGATGAACTGGCGAGTGTGGACACCTGTGCAGTTTATTAACATCAACTATATCCCTGTGCAG TTCCGGGTGCTTTTTGCAAACTTGGCGGCTCTGTTCTGGTACGCCTACCTGGCCTCTCTGGGGAAGTGA